Below is a window of Quercus robur chromosome 6, dhQueRobu3.1, whole genome shotgun sequence DNA.
GGTACAGACAAGCCCTAAAAGaaagttgaataaaatttatttaagttcAAGTCACCGATCAAAATGTTAAGATAACAAGTAAAGAGAATGTGTGAAGATAAGCTTTTTAGAAGATCAATAAGATTTTGACATCCAtacaaacaaataataaatttttagcaaaaatacaaattacaccCTTTAAGTTTGGTCAATTATCATTTTGGTCTTGcaagttttatttttgacattttagtCCTATATGTTTGCATTTGTTGTCACCGTTAGTTGTTTCGTCCATCCATAACTTCTGTCAACTactccattaaaaaataatttttaatactaaaaaactattaaacttattttttcaaaaagtaaaaaaatacaaCTTACATCCTTCAAGTTTGGtcaattgtcattttagtcctataaatttcatttttgtcatGTAAGTTCACATTTGCCGTCACCGTTAGCTCTTCTTAATGGTAATTTTTTCAAAGGAAAGGAGGACGAAATAACAATGACAACAAATGTAAACTCACAaaccaaaatgacaaaaatgaaacTTATAGACCAAAATGACAATCGACCAAACTAAGggtgtaatttatatttttgcttttttttttttgataagtaataaaaaatttattcaaacattaaaaaaaagagtcacccaagtatacaCGACATATATAGCAGGGGATCAACACAATTAGGAACACAAATTACAAGCATTCATCAAATCATAATTTGAAGAGATAGAATGGTTTTCTACGATAGACATCCAATATAATAgcgttttaaaaaataaaagttttagaTCGATTACTGTCCTTTCAAAATCCTCAAAACACCAGTTGTTTCGCTCCagccaaatgcaccacatcaaacaaggAGGGACAGCCATCCAGGAAATGTTGTTGCGATGACGACCAAACTTCCCTTGCCAACATGCTAGAAGGTCAACCACAGACTTCGGCATTACCCAGTAGAGCCCAAACAATGTGAATACCATAGACCAAAGCTGGACTGCAATAGGACAATGCAACAAAAGATGATCCACTGATTCCTGCTGCATTTACACATGTAACACCAATCTAGAATCCATAATTTTCTCATGCATAAGTTATCGATCGTCAAAATTTTCCCCAAAGAAGCTGTCCAAGCAAAGAACACTTCTTTGGAGGGAACCTTTGGCTTCCAAATGCAAGGACTGATCACAAACACCTATCAATGCCCAATAATAGCTACTCCCCTGAAAACCCCTACTCTTGGCAGGTATCCAGCAGAACTTATCCTCACCAGTACCCCTCAAAGAGACATCATATATAATATCAATAAACGTAGACAAGGATTCCAATTCTCAATCTTGAACCGCACGCAAAAACTCCATATCCCAATAAAGCACCCCATTGGGGAACTTCATGAGATCAACCACATAAGCCTCCTTATCCCTACTAATGTTGAATAACTCTAGGAAACTCAATTTGAGAGAACTATCCCCACACCAAACACCATGCCAAAATTTTACTCTTGATCCATCTCCAATATCAAACAGAACATAACGAGAAAAGTTAGTCCATCCACTACTAATAGGCTTCCATAAACTTACCGCATAAGGACATGGGACGGACTTAGAGCACCAACCTCCCCCCTCACTTCCATAGCTAACCCCTATTACCCTTCTCCAAAAAGCATCTCTCTCAGACCCTAATCTTCATAACCATTTTCCTAACAAAGCTTCATTAAAGCATCTCAAATTTCTGATCCCTAACCCCCCAGACTGAATAGGAGAGTATACCGAGCATACCGTAGACCAATTCACCAGATGAGTTTTCGAATCATCTCCCATACCActccaaagaaaattttgttgtaGTTGTTCTAGATGATTTGCAATATCCACCGGAatagggaagagagaaagaaaataagatggCAAGTTAgataaaatactttttattaAAGTAACTTTACCTGCCTTAGAGAGATACAATTGTTTCCAACCTACAAATTTCCTTTCCACCTTCTCAATAATTGGATTCCAGATTGAtctatctttaaattttaaatttgcacCCAAAGGAAGACCTAAATACTTCAAAGGAAAGGAACCCTGCTTGCACCCCAAAATACCAACTAGTAGATCAATATCTGGAACCACACCCACAGGGACTAATTCAGATTTccccatatttatttttaatcctGACACAATCTCAAACCATAGTAGAATCAAATGCAGAAATACAATCTAGTCAAGATCAGCATCACACATAATCATtgtatcatctgcaaaaaaggTGGGTCACCTGTAAATGATTACATGTGGAGGTACCCACACTGAAACCAGATATAAAACCATCTCTTGAAGCCTTATCCAAAATTTTGCTAACCGCCTCCATGactaaaacaaacaataaaGAGGACAACGGATCACCCTCCCATAGACCTCTAGATTTCTCAAAGAAACCACAAGAGGCTCCAGTAATTAAAACCGAAAATTTAACTGTAGATAAACAGGAAAAAAATCCagtttctccatttttcaggaAAACCACAGCGCTTCAGCATATAGATGAGAAATCCCCAATTCACAAGATCATACACCTTCTCCACATCCAATTTGCATAACACCCCAGGCACTCCTAATTTCAACTACTATCAAGGCACTCATTTGCAATAAGAATTGAATCTAGAATCTTCCTATTCTTGACAAAACCATTCTGAGATTCTAAAATTATGTCCCAATCACCTCTTTCAACCTATTAGCCAACACTTTAGCAATAATTCTGTAAACTCCCCTATCAAAGTAATAGGACGGAAATCTTTCACTTCACGTctgattttttttgggattaaatAAATGAAGGTAGCATTTAGGCACTTTTCAAACTGACCTCACATACACATCAGTGTGTCTTAAacctagaaaaaaataattatgaaaattacaCTCACTCATGGTATAAAATTGATGCTTGAATTTGCCCTAAAGGAGTAACCTAAATTTTCTTGACCAGAAGGAAGCCTAAGGCAGGCCTTAATAAGGGTTATTCCTACCATATCTACACTTCTTCTCATTTGTTCAACTTCTTTATAAGCACATGCATGTACCCTACATACAATGCATGCATGAGTGCACGAAGGAATACGCCAAGCAGTGTCATTTGCACCTCGACAAACTGTGAAAGGAGCATTAACTGCAAAGAGTTTTAGGTCCAACTTTTTAAACTCCTATGCCAGATATCATCCTAATTGGATGTTTGTGACCTCatcatctataaaaaaaatttccttatgaTAGTGGCAACCACTTTTGATTATCTAACAGATGCAGCTAATGTTATGACTTCCAATCATGTCAATACATTGGCAATGACaaaccttaattaaaaaaaaaaattattaaaaaaaaatatattaaaaagaaaaaagaagaagagtgaaCTGTCAATGAGAAACCAGTTAATGGTTGGCCTCATGTGGGGGtccattattaaaaaaaaaggggagggggAGGTGGGGGCAAGGAATTATATTTGAACTTTTACAAtgttaaaataatggttaaataattataCTCATTATTTCCTAACAGTTTAAGTTTTGGCACAAATGGTAGTTTATCATGGTATCAAATCGAGTGGCCAAAATTCACCTTGTTTCCACTCTATCCCATTTATAAAGTTAAAAATCCCGCATGCTATGCCCCAGTTGTGAAGGGAGAATCTAGGCTCACTCATGAGGGAGAGTGTTAAattaatggttaaatgattaaatttactatttcaCAACACCTTAAGATTTTGGGATAAGTGGTAGTTTATCATAGAACATACCTCAAGTTGCCCTTCAAGACATTTGTCTTGCTCTAATTCCTGTAGCAGCTGTGTTACTTTGCGTTTTTCTGTACTAAGTTCTTCCTGGAACAAGGTTTTTTGCTTCTCCCATGACTGAAATTTCATCAGcgtcttcttctctctcttggaAACCTCCTCACAGCTTGCAGCTGACTCTACAGCACGTAATTTAGCAGCTTCCATCTCCTGCCTCAGTTGAGCATTCTCCACCTCAAGCTTTCGGACAGCAGAATTAGCTCGCTCAACCTGCCCACTAGCCTTGCACAAAGCATTCTCCATCTCAGATAGCTTCTTCATAGTGTTTTCTTCCAAAGTCTGCTTCTCTTTCTTGAGACgttcaacttcttctttttcttgtctCAGAGTTTTAAGTTCAGCCTTTTCCTTACTCAGCCTTCGAGCAGCCTGCATAACCTTCTGATTTGCCCACTCTGTCCACTCCTGGAGCTGATTTTGCAGGTCCCGAACTCTCGGAACCAGCTTCAAAATTAACTCATCCTTCTTGTCCCGGGGTACCCACTGCCCCAGAGATTTATCATATGGTATGCCAGCAAAACTACAATTAGATGGCTCAGCATTACAGCTTGAGGGCACCAAAGCAGAGTTGCTCTTAGTAGGAAGTGAAAGAGAAAGTTCAGTATCGGCAGCTGATAATGAAGGTGGTGTACTAGGTGCAGGTAATGCAGGTGGAGAATTAACTGCAGCTACTGTTGTTGAAGTGTTGGTCTTAGACAATGCTGAAATGGTATTAATACTTTCCAGGTTTGAAGCTGCAGAGGAAGGGAGCCCAGAGTTGACTGAAAGACTATGATTCCCATTGACTTGAGGCACATCAACTACCACTGGTTTATTTATCTTTAAGGAAGCACTTTTGAGATTAACTGCAGTGGATTCTGATAcagatttcaattttttatccAAGATTAAACCACCAAAAGCACTAAGCTTTCCTCCTCTTGAAGACCCTTTAGATCCATATGTCCGGTAATGTTTCTCCACATGAAGTGACTTTTGTCGGAGTATGTATTCTCTCTTAGTAGTACCAGAATGGACCTTTCTACTTCCCCCAAACTTTTCTTCCGCTGCAGGAGATTGAGACGTTCCTGCAACATTAAAGGATTTATCAATAGTATCAGATGTTGTAGTTGTGCCCTCTTTCTCTGATACTAGTCCATTGAGAACAAGGGAATTCTTTGGTTTCATTATGTTGGGAACTCCTGCCATGGTGGGTGCTTCGGATTGAGTACTATGAGAACAATTAAACTGTTTAGAAGAACTTGGAAGATTCAATTCCAAGCTTTTGATTTCTGTTTTAGATTGAATTTGGGTGGAATTATAGGAGCTCCCACTTGAGGCCCCATCACCCACAAAACTACTCAAGGGATCTCCATCCATTGCACAAGCATGTGAAACATTCATATCACAAATCAACAAGCACCACATTGCATCCCCTGTGCTGAAGAAAGGCCTAACCTCTCGAAGAACACAAACCAATTCTGCCAATACATACTTCCCCAGCTGCTGTAAATCCTCGAAATAGTGCTCCCTTGAAGGATCAATTTCTTGGCCACTTCTAAGAAATGCTAAAGCATTATCCACTATATTTGACACTGTGTCTTTACACCCATAACAAAGGCCAGACCTTAAGATAGCCTTTGTAGCAACTTCTTCAGTGTAACCAAaagcaatgattttttttattgcactCTTGAAAATGGCGTCTAAATTGCTTAAAACAAGTTCTTCAAGCTCAGCTTCCGTAAGATCACTCCAATCAGCATCTTGGAATTCATCTGCCTCTAATTCTTCTCTAGGCCGGCTAGGCCCAACTTCAGTTGCACCTGCAGCACTAGACAATCCAAGATCAAGTTTCAACCCATCAGAATGATTTTGGTTAACACAACACAGATCACAGGCACTTAATTGTCCATGACCTGGGGCAATGTCAAATTTCTCCGCTGAAAATTCATAACTTGGGCATTCATTTTGAGGCGACAAGATAATCTTATTTGGGTCACCACTTAAAGGCGGATCAGCCCGAAATTTCCTCTTATTTCTACTCCCCTTTTCTTGTATAGAAACTGAAGAAGACACCTGACAATTAACTTTAGCAACCATTGATGCCATTTTCAGCTGCACAAAATAATATCTTTCAATACATTGATCAAGCCTATCTATCATCATCTATCTATCAATCCCCAATGAGTCAATGCAACACTAAAACACTGATTAACCAACACTATCAAAcccattgaaaaataaaaataaaacattaaaattaacATTGGTATCAGAGATTCACAATCCCAAGTCATAAGATCAGCTTCtcataacaaaaatacaaaaaatcgACAACTAAAACAGATTGACCATTGCATGCAGCAAGTACTAGAAAACATACCTATGAATCCCAGTATCAAGAAAAAAACGATAATCAAGATtctgcaaccaaaaaaaaaaaaaatccaaaattagtTCTTCCCAGAAACGAAACAATATTCAATCATCAATGCATTTACAGACATACACAGTTgccaaaaatatcaaaattcaaagaatCCACACGAATTTCTAtacaaatctaaattttgaaaccaGCCCATAGATCAATAAAGCATCAAATAAAGTTCCCAAAATCCATATATATTTGTAGCCACTGTCAAATATTATTGGAAGATCCTCAACAGCAGTTCGAGAATTTTGAGGTTTTATAATCAGAATATCAACGATCGATACGTACCAGATTGGAGCTAATGTTCAACAAATCGAAGTTACGAACAACCTTAGAACATCGGATTGTCAAAAGGGAAAAtttatttgctatttttttttcctttattttctttttatgttaagCTCTTAATAAAGAATTGAACTCtctcttcactctctctcttatatttttTCGGTTAagggatttttttattttttattttatttttttttttgttaaaatcaagtAACCATGGTTATCCAAATATGCCTCCCAAAGATAACCATGGTTGATTAAAATTAGACATCtacctcacttttttttttttttttttgatgaataatttctcctttcaagaaaaaaaaaatgtgataattttttttttttagttcattcTTGTGCCACCTACCCTCATATAATTCTTTTTACAAATTGAATGATggttctcatttttcttttttcttttttctttttttctattgtgaatatattcaagttaagaaaaagagaagagggGTCGACCTAGTCCATTTCCAACCTCGAAGAgaaaaaattgggaggaatatAGGAGATGGGAAGAATTTCAtcccaattacaaaatattgCCTAATGGGCTACATTATCGGTTGAAAATATCAACATCTTAGTACTCATTTGGTTTAGTTGAAAAATGTTAATCaacttaaaaaacattttcaatgtAATAGTAAAATAACCTCTCGTAAGACGCAAATTGTTATACCCTTACCTTAGTCCACAACAaatcctccccccccccccccccacccccccaccccaaaaccATGATTTAGCTACAATCCACCTCTCTTTATCTCATGATCCACCCCCATCATAAATTGACCCACCCTTGCTATGCAACCCACCTTTTCGCAAATCCACCCACTTGTTAGTATGGGTGCATTTTCCAAACACTTTGTTTATTGTTGCTAGTCCTACATTGGTTTGGATTGAGCTTCCTTTTGTGATTATAAGCCATTGTAAGTCTCTAATAATATCTTAACTTCTTAATATATTATGCTTAGTGTGGACTTGGGCCTTATAAATATCACACACATATGCATCGCCCTACCCTATTTCATCTCACACTTGAAAGTCGATGCTACAGTACGAACTAGTGGGTTGATTGGCTAAGAGAGCCATTCAGACCAAGCTTTACTCCAAGTGGCACTCGAACAAGAGAGTCATTCGAACCGAGTTCTACTTTAAGTGGCATTAATCAACCTTTAAAAACAATGCTTTTGCAATGTGATTTTATAAGCAATATGAGCTCATTCTaaacttttattcattttttgttcttgctaattattgattattattCGGGTTATTATTTGTTATATCAAGCTTGTTTATCCACTAAAATGTTTCCAACACCACTCCCATTGTCCCACAATCTGGTTGAAAACTCGAGTTTCGGGTCAAAATagcattagattacattttggAGCCATccttcaaaaattacaaacttaAGATTGTAATCATTTGCCGAATTTGTTGCTAACAAAGCAACAAAAGATTCACTTGCGGCTTGCCTAAGTAATCGAAGGGGGTCGActacctttttttcttttcttttttttttaataacaaggGGTAAAAATACTTGAACGTGCAAAAATAATATCATCCATATCACTGCTGCATATATAACAGCCAATATTCTCCTTTTTGGTCCGATAGcacatcaaaattaaatttgttaatGTACTGATACAATTTTATCAGATGTCTATGAAAGGGAATTTAATAGTTTATGAAAATTTAGGCACCTACTCTCTCTTGGATTCTATTTCGTATTGTTAATAAATGGATTAGTAATGTGAATGTCACATAACAAACCAGTGCAAAACAATTTGGCAATCTTCCTTTAATCCAAGTGTGTAttttgtgcatgtgtgtgcattTGGTAAGGGTGAGAATAAATTGTGAACCAATCTTTTTTAGGAAATTGGAATTCATCTAATTATCATCTCCAACACCATGAATCTTcataacaacaaccaaaaaaaaaagctaaaaaataacTCCAGCCTcattataaatttgttatttagaACAAACCAACATGGCcaaggatttttctttttctttttcccaatgGTTTATAGATCTAATGGCATTTGCATTGTTTGTAATGGAAGAACAATTTAGGAATCCTAATCTAAGGGTTAAGACAGAGACTCTTATAACATTgtgcaaaacaaaacaaaaaagaagaagaaaagaaaaggaccATTTTCTGTTTTATGCACAAATGTATGGATGTGAGTGCATATATATACGTGTGGACATGATATTACATTACAATGACTTCAGTGAGTTTTCATTTCATGCTCTTTGTGGttttttatggaattttttGTCAGAGAATGTCATTGCAATAAAAGTCTAAAAACCTAATTGCATATGAACACGCAACAAGGCACCATCTCCCATTTCTATTCTCCCCTAAAACCCTTCGTTTCCTTGTCAACAAAATAGACCTTCTTATGCATCATCTAAAGAAATTTATTAATCTGTCACCCTCTTATTATGGTGTCAAACATATTTTATATGCTTCTCttcacattaaaataaaaattaagtcaATACAATGACTCATTGCTTTGTATGATTAAGCGATTGGTGTTGTCTAtaggaaaaaaggaaagggTGAGATGCTTGCTCTTTGCTAGCAAAAAGATTGATGGGAAATCAAGTGGTACCACCCATTAGAAAATAGGCTAAATAGCATTGGCAAGTGGAATTTTGTGAAGAGCACACTTCTTCTCCAAGATAGAAGGAATAATTTCTTTCTCCTTTGATCTTTCATTGG
It encodes the following:
- the LOC126689233 gene encoding putative E3 ubiquitin-protein ligase RF298 isoform X2, producing the protein MASMVAKVNCQVSSSVSIQEKGSRNKRKFRADPPLSGDPNKIILSPQNECPSYEFSAEKFDIAPGHGQLSACDLCCVNQNHSDGLKLDLGLSSAAGATEVGPSRPREELEADEFQDADWSDLTEAELEELVLSNLDAIFKSAIKKIIAFGYTEEVATKAILRSGLCYGCKDTVSNIVDNALAFLRSGQEIDPSREHYFEDLQQLGKYVLAELVCVLREVRPFFSTGDAMWCLLICDMNVSHACAMDGDPLSSFVGDGASSGSSYNSTQIQSKTEIKSLELNLPSSSKQFNCSHSTQSEAPTMAGVPNIMKPKNSLVLNGLVSEKEGTTTTSDTIDKSFNVAGTSQSPAAEEKFGGSRKVHSGTTKREYILRQKSLHVEKHYRTYGSKGSSRGGKLSAFGGLILDKKLKSVSESTAVNLKSASLKINKPVVVDVPQVNGNHSLSVNSGLPSSAASNLESINTISALSKTNTSTTVAAVNSPPALPAPSTPPSLSAADTELSLSLPTKSNSALVPSSCNAEPSNCSFAGIPYDKSLGQWVPRDKKDELILKLVPRVRDLQNQLQEWTEWANQKVMQAARRLSKEKAELKTLRQEKEEVERLKKEKQTLEENTMKKLSEMENALCKASGQVERANSAVRKLEVENAQLRQEMEAAKLRAVESAASCEEVSKREKKTLMKFQSWEKQKTLFQEELSTEKRKVTQLLQELEQDKCLEGQLESSFGLWYSHCLGSTG
- the LOC126689233 gene encoding putative E3 ubiquitin-protein ligase RF298 isoform X1, giving the protein MASMVAKVNCQVSSSVSIQEKGSRNKRKFRADPPLSGDPNKIILSPQNECPSYEFSAEKFDIAPGHGQLSACDLCCVNQNHSDGLKLDLGLSSAAGATEVGPSRPREELEADEFQDADWSDLTEAELEELVLSNLDAIFKSAIKKIIAFGYTEEVATKAILRSGLCYGCKDTVSNIVDNALAFLRSGQEIDPSREHYFEDLQQLGKYVLAELVCVLREVRPFFSTGDAMWCLLICDMNVSHACAMDGDPLSSFVGDGASSGSSYNSTQIQSKTEIKSLELNLPSSSKQFNCSHSTQSEAPTMAGVPNIMKPKNSLVLNGLVSEKEGTTTTSDTIDKSFNVAGTSQSPAAEEKFGGSRKVHSGTTKREYILRQKSLHVEKHYRTYGSKGSSRGGKLSAFGGLILDKKLKSVSESTAVNLKSASLKINKPVVVDVPQVNGNHSLSVNSGLPSSAASNLESINTISALSKTNTSTTVAAVNSPPALPAPSTPPSLSAADTELSLSLPTKSNSALVPSSCNAEPSNCSFAGIPYDKSLGQWVPRDKKDELILKLVPRVRDLQNQLQEWTEWANQKVMQAARRLSKEKAELKTLRQEKEEVERLKKEKQTLEENTMKKLSEMENALCKASGQVERANSAVRKLEVENAQLRQEMEAAKLRAVESAASCEEVSKREKKTLMKFQSWEKQKTLFQEELSTEKRKVTQLLQELEQDKCLEGQLEAKWKQEEKGKEELLVQANSIRKEREQIEASTKSKEDMIKSKAEKNLQKYKDDIEKLEKEISQLRLKTDSSKIAALKRGIDGSYASRLTDIRNGLDHQNSWAPYISDVVRDFQDYSESGGVKRERECVMCLSEEMSVVFLPCAHQVVCTTCNELHEKQGMKDCPSCRSPIQRRVSVRYARS